From Parasteatoda tepidariorum isolate YZ-2023 chromosome 1, CAS_Ptep_4.0, whole genome shotgun sequence, one genomic window encodes:
- the LOC107439037 gene encoding uncharacterized protein translates to MNFERALAHSVILFLCWLTVMSQSTMEEDQNISDKVNQEMLNSRLAKYGPDMRSVLSGLIRFQHAKRPDESYRFPMLSIANRSKGSAPTVDDPLAAALATGFLGSRGKRNDYDEIPVFANGFPAGRG, encoded by the exons atgaattttgaacGAGCTTTGGCGCATTCGGTGATTCTTTTCCTTTGCTGGCTAACAGTTATGAGCCAAAGCACAATGGAAGAAGATCAAAACATTTCAGACAAG gTAAACCAAGAGATGTTAAACAGCAGGCTAGCTAAATATGGCCCAGACATGCGATCAGTTTTGAGTGGTTTGATTCGATTTCAACACGCAAAACGACCTGATGAATCCTACAGATTCCCCATGTTGAGTATCGCCAACAGAAGCAAAGGATCCGCACCAACTGTTGATGATCCCTTGGCGGCCGCTTTGGCGACAGGATTTCTCGGATCGAGAGGAAAGAGGAATGATTACGATGAAATCCCAGTGTTTGCTAATGGCTTCCCTGCTGGAAGAGGTTAA